Below is a window of Cryobacterium sp. PAMC25264 DNA.
TGCGCAGCACGTCGCTGGGCGGCAGGCCGTTGAAGCCGCGCGAGAGGTCGTCGATGTGGTCGACCCGGCTGCTGCCGATCATGGCGGGCGGGCTGTCGCGCAGGCGCGCCATCACCCGGTCGATCTCGGTGAGGTCGGTGACCCGCACGGAGATCTGGCCGGATGCGAAGTGCCCGAACTTCTCCGAGAAGGCGTCCAGGTGCTCCGCGAGGGTGAAGCCGTCGGCCTTGAGGTCGCTCACCAGTGAGAGCAGGGCGACCGCGGCCGAGATGCCGTCCTTGTCGCGCACGGTGCCCGGGTTCACCAGGTAGCCCAAGGCCTCCTCGAAACCGAAGATCAGCCCGGGCGCGCGGGAGACCCACTTGAAGCCCGTGAGGGTGTCGGCGAAGGCCAGTCCGTAGGCATCCGCCACGGCCTTGAGGGCCGGGGTCGACACGATCGAGCAGGCCAGGGTGCCGTTGGCGCCGCCGTCACCCGGAGCGTTCTGGGCCTCCACGGCCGCACGCCAGCCGAGGATCGCGCCGATTTCATTGCCGCTCAGGCGCCGGTAGCCCTCTGCCGCGTCGGCGTCGGGGATGGCGATGGCGAGCCTGTCGGCATCCGGGTCGTTGGCGATGATGAGTTCGGCGCCCACCTCGCGGGCGGTCTCGTAGGCGAGGTCCATCGCGCCGGGTTCCTCAGGGTTGGGGAAGGCGACGGTGGGGAAGGCCGAGTCGGGGGCGATCTGCGCGTCGACGAGGGTCGGCAACGCGAATCCGGCGGCGTCGAGCACCCGGCGGGTGGTGTCCCAGCCCACGCCGTGCAGGGCCGTGTAGACGGCGTTGACCTGTGCGCGCGGCGGCCGGGCGATGGCGGCGGTGGCGTCGACGTAGGCCTGCACGACGGACTCCGGTGCGGTCTCATACGCCGCGCGCGGCAGGTCGGAGACCAGGAGGGTGTCGGCCACCCGTTGGATCTGGGCGGCGATGGCCACGTCATCGGGGGAGACGATCTGGGAGCCCGCGTCGGCGTCGCCGAGGTAGACCTTGTAGCCGTTGTCGTTGGGCGGGTTGTGCGAGGCGGTCACCATCACACCGGCGCTGGCTCCGAGGTGGCGCACCGCGAACGCGAGCACCGGGGTCGGCAGCAGGCGGGGGAGCAGGATCGCGCGTACGCCGGCGCCGGCCATGATCGCGGCGGTGTCCGTGGCGAACACGTGCGAGTTGCGGCGGCCGTCGTAGCCGATGACCACCGAGGGGATGCCGCCGGGCCGGACCGTCGGGGCCTGTTCGAGCAGGAAGGCGGCCAGGCCGGCGGCGGCCTGGGAGACCAGCACCCGGTTCATCCGGTTGGAGCCGGCGGCGATCTCGCCGCGAAGGCCGGCGGTGCCGAACGCGAGGCGCTCGTCGAACCTGGAGTGCAGGTCGGCTACGGCGGCCGGGTCGCGGTCCTGGGCCTGCTGCAGGAGCACGCGCAGTTCGGCGCGGGTCTCGGGGTCGGGGTCCTGGGCGAGCCACGCTGTTGCGGTGACGACGAGTTCGCCCACCGGGTCGGTCGCGGCCGGCTCGATCACGACGGTGTCGAGCACCGCGGTCGCAGCCGGGACCTCGTCCAGGGGCGCTGCGACGGTCTCGAGCACGGCGGTCTTCGGTTCGCGTTCCTCCTCGGGCACGGGTTCCTGGCCAAGTTCTGCGGCGGGCTCGGCGGCGTGCGCGCCGCGGCGGCGGGTGTCGTCGGCCGTCTGCTGGTCCGGAATGCCGTTGTCCAGGCTCACAGCGAGGCCACAATCTTGGCCAGGAGCGCGCTGATGGTAGCTTCGGCCTGCTGGCCCGCCTCGAGCACTTCACCGTGGCTGAGCGGGGTCTTCTGGATGCCGGCGGCCAGGTTGGTGATCAGCGACATGCCGAGGATCTCCATGCCGGCCTGCCGGGCCGCGATGGCCTCGAGGGCCGTGGACATGCCCACGATGTGACCGCCGATGGCCTTGGCCATCTGCACCTCGGCCGGCGTCTCATAATGCGGGCCGCGGAACTGGCAGTACACACCCTCGTCGAGCGAGGCGTCGATGCCCCGGGCCAGGTCGCGCAGGCGCTGCGAGTACAGGTCGGTGAGGTCGATGAACGTGGCGCCCTCCAGCGGCGAGTCCGCGGTGAGGTTGATGTGGTCGCTGATCAGCACCGGCGTGCCGGGCGTCCAGGTCTCACGGATGCCACCGGCCCCGTTGGTCAGGATCATGGTCGTGGCGCCCGTGGCAGCGGCGGTGCGCACGCTGTGCACGACTCGGCGCACGCCGTGGCCCTCGTAGTAGTGGGTGCGGGCGCCGATCACGAGGGCACGCTTGCCCGTGGGCAGCAGCACGGAGCGAAGCGTGCCGGCGTGGCCGGCCAGCGCGGGCGCGCTGAAGCCGGTGATGTCCTGCGCGGGGATGGTGTGCGTGGTCTCGCCGATCAGATCGGCCGCCTTGCCCCACCCGCTTCCCAAGGTGAGGGCGATGTCGTGATGGTCGACTCCGGTGGCGTCGGCGATTTCCTGGGCGGCGATCTTGGCCACGTCGAAGGGGTTGGTTTCCGGCGCGTCAAGAGGATTGATCTCGGTCGTGAGCATCCCCCTACTCTAATTGCCCTGGCGGGGTTTGGCCCGGCGCGGGTGGCGCGACAGAATAAGTGAATGTCTTACGAGTTCGAGAGAAAACAGCGGATCGCCATCATCGGTGGAGGCCCCGGCGGTTACGAGGCGGCCCTGGCGGGTGCCCAGCAGGGCGCTGAGGTGACCCTGATCGAGCGCGTCGGCGTCGGCGGAGCAGCTGTGCTCACCGATGTGGTCCCCTCGAAGTCGCTCATCGCCACCGCCGAGGCGTCCAACTCGATCCGGGAGGCGACCGACCTCGGCGTCCAGTTCTTCGTGCGCGGCGACACCGGCAAGCCGCTGCACCCCGAGGTGGCGATCAACCTGGCCGCCGTCAACAAGCGCCTATTGGCGCTGGCCCGGGAACAGTCCGAAGACATGCGGGCCACCCTCGTCAAGGCCGGCGTCACGTTGCAGAACGGCCACGGGCGTCTCGACGGCCGCGACGCCGTGATCGTCTCCACGGGCGACGACGGGTCCGGAACTGACTTCGACCGGATCGAAGCCGACACCATAGTGCTCTCGGTCGGCGGCAGCCCGCGCACCCTGCCCAGCATGATGCCCGACGGCGAACGCATCCTCACCTGGACCCAGCTCTACAACCTCAAGTCGGTGCCCAAACACCTGATCGTGGTGGGCTCCGGCGTCACCGGCGCCGAGTTCGCCTCCGCGTACCGGGCGCTCGGCGCCGAGGTCACCCTGATCTCCAGCCGCGACCAGGTGCTGCCTGGCGAGGATGCCGACGCGGCCGCCGTGATCGAGAACGTGTTCACCCGCAACGGCATGGTCGTGCTCAGCAAGTCCCGCGCCGCATCCGCCGAGCGCACCGCCGACGGCGTCACCGTCACCCTGTCCGACGGGCGCACCGTCGAAGGCAGCCACTGCCTGATCGCCGTGGGCGCCGTGCCCAACACCACGGGCCTTGGCCTGGTCGAAGCAGGCGTGCAGCTGGATGAATCCGGGCACATCCGGGTCAACCGGGTGGCGCGCACCTCGATCCCCAACATCTACGCGGCGGGCGACTGCACCACCGAGATGCCGCTGGCCTCGGTGGCGTCGATGATGGGCCGCACGGCCGTCTACCACGCCATGGGCGACGCCGTGAAGCCCATCGAGGTGCGGAACGTAGCCGCGAACATCTTCACCCAGCCGGAGATCGCCACGGTGGGGTGGGCTCAGAAGGAGATCGAG
It encodes the following:
- a CDS encoding NAD(P)H-quinone dehydrogenase — its product is MSYEFERKQRIAIIGGGPGGYEAALAGAQQGAEVTLIERVGVGGAAVLTDVVPSKSLIATAEASNSIREATDLGVQFFVRGDTGKPLHPEVAINLAAVNKRLLALAREQSEDMRATLVKAGVTLQNGHGRLDGRDAVIVSTGDDGSGTDFDRIEADTIVLSVGGSPRTLPSMMPDGERILTWTQLYNLKSVPKHLIVVGSGVTGAEFASAYRALGAEVTLISSRDQVLPGEDADAAAVIENVFTRNGMVVLSKSRAASAERTADGVTVTLSDGRTVEGSHCLIAVGAVPNTTGLGLVEAGVQLDESGHIRVNRVARTSIPNIYAAGDCTTEMPLASVASMMGRTAVYHAMGDAVKPIEVRNVAANIFTQPEIATVGWAQKEIEEGLRRGEVYKMPLEANPRAKMMGITDGFVKLIASRGTGTVIGGVIVGPKASELIFPLTLAVEHGLTVDEVAEAFTVYPSLTGSITDAARAMHKVHY
- a CDS encoding purine-nucleoside phosphorylase, translating into MLTTEINPLDAPETNPFDVAKIAAQEIADATGVDHHDIALTLGSGWGKAADLIGETTHTIPAQDITGFSAPALAGHAGTLRSVLLPTGKRALVIGARTHYYEGHGVRRVVHSVRTAAATGATTMILTNGAGGIRETWTPGTPVLISDHINLTADSPLEGATFIDLTDLYSQRLRDLARGIDASLDEGVYCQFRGPHYETPAEVQMAKAIGGHIVGMSTALEAIAARQAGMEILGMSLITNLAAGIQKTPLSHGEVLEAGQQAEATISALLAKIVASL
- a CDS encoding phospho-sugar mutase; its protein translation is MGELVVTATAWLAQDPDPETRAELRVLLQQAQDRDPAAVADLHSRFDERLAFGTAGLRGEIAAGSNRMNRVLVSQAAAGLAAFLLEQAPTVRPGGIPSVVIGYDGRRNSHVFATDTAAIMAGAGVRAILLPRLLPTPVLAFAVRHLGASAGVMVTASHNPPNDNGYKVYLGDADAGSQIVSPDDVAIAAQIQRVADTLLVSDLPRAAYETAPESVVQAYVDATAAIARPPRAQVNAVYTALHGVGWDTTRRVLDAAGFALPTLVDAQIAPDSAFPTVAFPNPEEPGAMDLAYETAREVGAELIIANDPDADRLAIAIPDADAAEGYRRLSGNEIGAILGWRAAVEAQNAPGDGGANGTLACSIVSTPALKAVADAYGLAFADTLTGFKWVSRAPGLIFGFEEALGYLVNPGTVRDKDGISAAVALLSLVSDLKADGFTLAEHLDAFSEKFGHFASGQISVRVTDLTEIDRVMARLRDSPPAMIGSSRVDHIDDLSRGFNGLPPSDVLRIVLTDGSRVMVRPSGTEPKLKVYLDTSSTVGSLAERRQGASDALAELDRGMRALIG